In the genome of Sphingomonas naphthae, one region contains:
- a CDS encoding Ppx/GppA phosphatase family protein, whose protein sequence is MAERPAKAAAPPAGKPGGVAQRAGRKPRPQAPFRRTYAALDLGTNNCRLLIARPSADGFVVVDAFSRIVRLGEGLSATGRLSDAAMDRAVAALKICAEKLVRRHVSLVRSVATEACRRADNGRDFAARVHAETGIALEIISAEQEARLAVTGCHAVLEPGDGPALVFDIGGGSTELILLDGAEGPPAVIDWFSAPWGVVSLAESEPHGGGTVEDRLAAYGRMRDVVANAFAPFTARLAEMGATPGRLLGTSGTVTTLASVHLGLASYDRRAIDGLVVPAAAMRDITTRLSEMSIAERAALACIGNERADLVVAGCAILDTIMDIWPAERLSVADRGIREGILRLLMARDGHVW, encoded by the coding sequence ATGGCGGAGCGGCCGGCGAAGGCTGCGGCGCCCCCGGCGGGAAAGCCGGGCGGCGTGGCGCAACGGGCGGGGCGGAAACCGCGCCCACAGGCCCCTTTCCGGCGGACCTATGCGGCGCTGGACCTGGGCACCAACAATTGCCGGCTGCTGATCGCGCGGCCCTCGGCCGACGGCTTCGTCGTGGTCGATGCCTTCTCGCGCATCGTGCGGCTGGGCGAGGGCCTGTCCGCCACCGGCCGGCTGAGCGACGCGGCGATGGACCGCGCCGTCGCCGCCCTGAAGATCTGCGCCGAGAAGCTCGTCCGCCGTCATGTCTCGCTGGTCCGCTCGGTCGCGACCGAAGCCTGCCGCCGCGCGGACAACGGCCGGGATTTCGCCGCGCGGGTCCATGCCGAGACCGGCATCGCGCTGGAGATCATCTCGGCCGAACAGGAAGCGCGGCTGGCCGTCACCGGCTGCCATGCGGTGCTGGAGCCCGGCGACGGGCCGGCGCTGGTGTTCGACATCGGCGGCGGATCGACCGAATTGATCCTGCTCGACGGCGCCGAGGGCCCGCCGGCGGTGATCGACTGGTTTTCCGCGCCGTGGGGCGTGGTGTCGCTCGCCGAATCGGAGCCGCACGGCGGCGGCACGGTCGAGGATCGGCTGGCCGCCTATGGCCGGATGCGCGACGTGGTGGCGAACGCCTTCGCCCCCTTCACCGCGCGGCTGGCCGAGATGGGCGCCACGCCGGGCCGGCTGCTGGGCACCAGCGGCACGGTCACGACGCTGGCCAGCGTGCATCTCGGCCTCGCCAGCTATGACCGGCGCGCGATCGACGGGCTGGTGGTGCCGGCCGCCGCGATGCGCGATATCACCACCCGCCTGTCGGAAATGAGCATCGCCGAGCGGGCGGCCCTCGCCTGCATCGGCAACGAACGCGCCGACCTCGTCGTCGCCGGCTGCGCGATATTGGATACGATCATGGACATATGGCCTGCCGAACGCCTCTCCGTCGCCGATCGCGGCATCCGCGAGGGCATATTGCGCCTGCTGATGGCGCGTGACGGACACGTCTGGTGA
- a CDS encoding RlmE family RNA methyltransferase, whose protein sequence is MSRTPTRGHVRVKTARNRTAASARWLERQLNDPYVRRAKAEGYRSRAAYKLLELDERFALLKGVTRVIDLGIAPGGWAQVVRRRVPKAAIVGIDLLPVDPIDGVTIFEMDFMDDAAPALLAETMGGKADLVMSDMAANTVGHAQTDHLRTMGLVEAGAYFASDVLRPGGAFLAKVLAGGADNDLVALLKRLFTTVKHAKPPASRKDSSEWYVIAQGFKGVPAIPPDEG, encoded by the coding sequence GTGAGCCGTACCCCCACTCGCGGCCATGTGCGCGTCAAGACCGCGCGCAACCGTACCGCCGCCTCCGCCCGGTGGCTCGAGCGCCAGTTGAACGACCCCTACGTCCGCCGTGCCAAGGCCGAGGGCTATCGCAGCCGCGCGGCCTATAAGTTGCTCGAACTGGACGAGCGGTTCGCGCTGCTCAAGGGCGTCACCCGCGTGATCGATCTCGGCATCGCGCCCGGTGGCTGGGCGCAGGTGGTGCGCCGGCGCGTGCCCAAGGCGGCGATCGTGGGCATCGATCTGCTGCCGGTCGATCCGATCGACGGGGTCACCATCTTCGAGATGGACTTCATGGACGACGCCGCCCCCGCCCTGCTGGCGGAAACGATGGGCGGCAAGGCCGATCTGGTGATGTCGGACATGGCGGCCAACACGGTCGGCCACGCCCAGACCGATCACCTCCGCACGATGGGTCTGGTCGAGGCGGGCGCCTATTTCGCGTCGGACGTGCTGCGGCCGGGCGGCGCCTTCTTGGCCAAGGTGCTGGCCGGCGGCGCGGACAATGATCTGGTCGCGCTGCTGAAACGCCTGTTCACGACGGTGAAGCACGCCAAGCCGCCGGCGAGCCGCAAGGATTCGTCCGAATGGTATGTGATCGCGCAGGGCTTCAAGGGCGTGCCGGCGATCCCGCCCGACGAGGGATGA
- the dnaA gene encoding chromosomal replication initiator protein DnaA produces the protein MTSARTGAPAMLWGEVATGLRRTIGARTFDGWLKPLSFGSFDAEEGTIRLIAPSDFTAAWVRTHFSDQLLVAWRATMPAVRHVLIETGVAMPKVADFAAVPAAPPPPAPLVSQPSTATAGGDRTGISLEARYTFDAFVVGKPNEVAYNAARTMAEGGAIAFNPLFLHGGTGLGKTHLMHAIGHEYRLRHPNARVVYMSAERFMFEFVAAMRAKDTFSFKQWLRAADLLLIDDVQFIAGKDSTQEEFFHTMNELISAGRRLVISADRSPQDLEGIEGRILSRLSWGLVADVNPADFELRLNIIMKKMEAMPQVDLPRDVVMFLAKRISASVRELEGALTRVVAYARLTGKPIDLAFTEETLADLLRATQRRVTIDEIQRRVSDHFRIRPSEMVSARRAREVARPRQIAMYLAKQLTPRSLPEIGRRFGGRDHTTVIHAVRQIEKLRATDAELDADVRLLLRQFEG, from the coding sequence ATGACGTCCGCCCGCACCGGAGCGCCTGCCATGCTGTGGGGCGAGGTCGCCACCGGCCTGCGCCGGACGATCGGCGCGCGCACGTTCGACGGCTGGCTCAAGCCCTTGTCGTTCGGCTCGTTCGATGCCGAGGAGGGGACGATTCGCCTGATCGCCCCGTCGGACTTCACCGCCGCCTGGGTCCGCACCCATTTTTCCGATCAGCTGCTCGTCGCGTGGCGCGCGACCATGCCCGCCGTCCGCCATGTGCTGATCGAGACCGGCGTGGCGATGCCCAAGGTGGCCGATTTCGCCGCCGTGCCCGCCGCGCCGCCGCCGCCCGCGCCTTTGGTTTCGCAGCCGTCGACCGCCACGGCCGGCGGCGACCGCACCGGCATCTCGCTCGAGGCGCGCTACACGTTCGACGCCTTCGTCGTCGGCAAGCCCAACGAAGTGGCCTATAACGCCGCCAGGACGATGGCCGAGGGCGGCGCGATCGCCTTCAACCCGCTCTTCCTCCATGGCGGCACCGGGCTGGGCAAGACCCACCTGATGCACGCGATCGGCCATGAATATCGGCTGCGCCACCCCAATGCGCGCGTCGTCTACATGTCGGCCGAGCGGTTCATGTTCGAATTCGTCGCCGCGATGCGCGCGAAGGACACGTTCAGCTTCAAGCAGTGGCTGCGCGCGGCCGATCTGCTGCTGATCGACGACGTGCAGTTCATCGCCGGCAAGGATTCGACGCAGGAAGAATTCTTCCACACGATGAACGAGCTGATCTCGGCCGGTCGCCGCCTGGTGATTTCGGCCGACCGCAGCCCGCAGGATCTGGAAGGGATCGAGGGCCGCATCCTCTCGCGCCTGTCGTGGGGCCTCGTCGCCGACGTGAACCCGGCCGATTTCGAGCTGCGCCTGAACATCATCATGAAGAAGATGGAGGCGATGCCGCAGGTGGACCTGCCGCGCGACGTCGTGATGTTCCTCGCCAAGCGGATCAGTGCCAGCGTGCGCGAGCTGGAAGGCGCGCTGACCCGCGTGGTCGCCTATGCCCGCCTGACCGGCAAGCCGATCGATCTGGCCTTCACCGAGGAGACGCTGGCCGATCTGCTGCGCGCCACCCAGCGCCGGGTGACGATCGACGAGATCCAGCGCCGCGTCTCCGATCACTTCCGCATCCGCCCGTCCGAGATGGTCTCGGCCCGCCGCGCGCGCGAAGTGGCCCGTCCGCGCCAGATCGCGATGTACCTCGCCAAGCAGCTGACGCCGCGTTCGCTGCCCGAGATCGGCCGCCGCTTCGGCGGGCGCGATCACACGACGGTGATCCACGCCGTCCGCCAGATCGAGAAGCTGCGCGCGACCGACGCGGAGCTGGACGCCGACGTGCGGCTGCTGCTGCGCCAGTTCGAGGGGTGA
- a CDS encoding CoA transferase subunit A yields the protein MASKIYDSPEAALEGVLFDGMTIMSGGFGLSGNPESLIPAIRAAGTKGLTVISNNAGADGFGLWMLLETRQVAKMISSYVGENKLFEKQYLSGELELELTPQGTLAERIRAGGAGIPAFYTKTGVGTVVAEGKPVETFDGEDYVRETWLKADLAIVKAWKADEAGNLMFRKTARNFNPMMATAGKVTIVEAEEIVPVGSFDPDCIHTPGVYVNRIIQCTINSKQIEKLTVRPREAA from the coding sequence ATGGCCAGCAAGATCTACGACAGCCCCGAAGCCGCGCTGGAAGGCGTGCTGTTCGATGGCATGACGATCATGTCGGGCGGCTTCGGCCTGTCGGGCAATCCCGAGAGCCTGATCCCCGCGATCCGCGCGGCGGGCACCAAGGGGCTGACGGTCATCTCCAACAATGCCGGCGCCGATGGCTTCGGCCTGTGGATGCTGCTGGAGACCCGCCAGGTCGCCAAGATGATCTCGTCCTACGTCGGCGAGAACAAATTGTTCGAGAAGCAATATCTGTCGGGCGAACTGGAGCTGGAACTGACCCCGCAGGGGACGCTTGCCGAGCGCATCCGTGCCGGCGGGGCGGGCATCCCGGCCTTCTACACCAAGACGGGCGTGGGTACGGTCGTGGCCGAGGGCAAGCCGGTCGAGACGTTCGACGGCGAGGACTATGTGCGCGAGACGTGGCTGAAGGCCGATCTTGCGATCGTGAAGGCGTGGAAGGCCGACGAGGCCGGCAACCTTATGTTCCGCAAGACCGCGCGCAACTTCAACCCGATGATGGCCACCGCCGGCAAGGTGACGATCGTGGAGGCCGAGGAGATCGTGCCGGTCGGCAGCTTCGATCCCGACTGCATCCACACGCCGGGCGTATATGTGAACCGCATCATCCAGTGCACGATCAATTCGAAGCAGATCGAGAAACTGACGGTACGGCCGCGCGAAGCCGCGTAA
- a CDS encoding copper resistance system multicopper oxidase: MPAVDRRAFLASAARLSGGAGLATFLPDWARAISPGLVTAGGGVLTGEDITLTVDQGHFMVDGRHGHAIALNGTLPGPLIRLREGQRARITIDNRLDEPTSIHWHGLLVPFEQDGVPGVSFPGVPARGRFTYDFPLIQAGTYWYHSHSGMQEPMGQYGPLVIDPAGPDPIASDREHVLVLSDWSPVHPHVIMTKLKQQGGYFNWQKQTLASLIAGRDQRLKDRLEWGRMRMDPTDISDVTGSTYSFLVNGHGTGGNWTGLFRPGERLRLRIVNAAAMTIFNVRMPGLKMTVVAADGLPVRPVVVDEFQIANAETYDVIVEPAEDRAYAFIAEAVDRSGLVRATLAPRARMVAPVPALRARPLATMRDMGMDMAAMEGMEMDMSMRNPANAPGVAMTPGVQTIAPMPADRTAEPGQGLREAGHRTLVYADLAALDRNPDVRVPSREMEIHLTGNMERYMWAFDGKAFSPLLAPIPFRQGERVRVTLVNDTMMAHPIHLHGHFFELVTGHGDHAPRKHTVNVAPGGVVVCDLTADAPGDWAFHCHMMMHMHAGMFQVVAVRPEGAAA; the protein is encoded by the coding sequence ATGCCTGCCGTCGACCGTCGTGCCTTTCTCGCCTCCGCCGCCCGTCTGTCGGGTGGCGCGGGGCTGGCCACCTTCCTGCCAGACTGGGCGCGCGCCATATCGCCGGGGCTCGTCACGGCCGGTGGCGGCGTCCTTACCGGCGAGGATATCACCCTCACCGTCGATCAGGGCCATTTCATGGTGGATGGCCGGCATGGCCATGCGATCGCGCTCAACGGCACCTTGCCCGGCCCGTTGATCCGGCTGCGCGAGGGGCAAAGGGCCCGCATCACGATCGACAATCGGCTCGACGAGCCGACCTCGATCCACTGGCACGGCCTGCTGGTGCCGTTCGAGCAGGATGGCGTGCCCGGCGTCAGCTTCCCCGGCGTGCCCGCGCGCGGGCGCTTCACCTATGACTTTCCGCTGATCCAGGCGGGCACCTATTGGTATCATAGCCATTCGGGGATGCAGGAGCCGATGGGCCAATATGGCCCGCTGGTGATCGACCCCGCCGGCCCCGATCCGATCGCGTCGGATCGCGAGCATGTGCTGGTCCTGTCGGACTGGAGCCCCGTCCACCCCCACGTCATCATGACGAAGCTCAAGCAGCAGGGCGGCTATTTCAACTGGCAGAAGCAGACGCTGGCCAGCCTGATCGCCGGGCGCGACCAACGGCTGAAGGACCGGCTCGAATGGGGCCGGATGCGGATGGACCCGACCGACATCTCGGACGTGACGGGCTCCACCTACAGCTTCCTTGTCAACGGCCACGGCACCGGCGGCAATTGGACCGGCCTGTTCCGGCCGGGCGAGCGGCTGCGGCTGCGGATCGTCAATGCGGCGGCGATGACGATCTTCAACGTGAGGATGCCGGGGCTGAAGATGACTGTCGTGGCGGCCGATGGCCTGCCGGTGCGGCCGGTGGTGGTGGATGAATTTCAGATCGCCAATGCCGAAACCTATGATGTGATCGTTGAGCCCGCCGAGGATCGCGCTTATGCCTTCATCGCCGAGGCGGTCGATCGATCGGGCCTTGTCCGCGCGACCCTCGCGCCGCGCGCCAGAATGGTCGCGCCGGTGCCGGCCCTCCGCGCCCGCCCGCTCGCCACGATGCGCGACATGGGCATGGACATGGCGGCGATGGAGGGCATGGAGATGGACATGTCCATGCGCAATCCGGCCAACGCGCCGGGCGTGGCGATGACGCCGGGGGTGCAGACGATCGCCCCCATGCCGGCCGATCGCACCGCCGAGCCGGGGCAGGGGCTCCGCGAGGCCGGGCACAGGACACTCGTCTATGCCGACCTCGCCGCGCTCGATCGCAATCCCGACGTGCGCGTCCCCTCGCGCGAGATGGAGATCCATCTCACCGGCAATATGGAACGCTATATGTGGGCGTTCGACGGCAAGGCCTTCTCGCCGCTGCTGGCGCCGATCCCCTTCCGCCAGGGCGAGCGGGTGCGGGTGACCCTGGTGAACGACACGATGATGGCGCACCCGATCCACCTGCACGGCCATTTCTTCGAGCTGGTGACCGGCCACGGCGACCATGCCCCGCGCAAGCATACGGTCAACGTCGCGCCGGGCGGGGTGGTGGTGTGCGATCTCACCGCCGATGCGCCGGGCGACTGGGCGTTCCACTGCCATATGATGATGCACATGCACGCCGGCATGTTTCAGGTTGTGGCGGTGCGGCCGGAAGGTGCTGCGGCATGA
- the rpsT gene encoding 30S ribosomal protein S20, translating to MANTPQAKKRIRRNDKRADINGARVSRIRTFVKKVESALLAGDKSVAAAALAAAQPELQRGVSKGVLHKNTVARKISRLSKRVAALG from the coding sequence ATGGCGAACACGCCGCAAGCAAAGAAGCGCATCCGCCGCAACGACAAGCGCGCCGACATCAACGGTGCGCGCGTCAGCCGCATCCGCACCTTCGTCAAGAAGGTCGAATCGGCCCTGCTGGCGGGCGACAAGTCGGTCGCGGCCGCGGCGCTTGCGGCGGCGCAGCCGGAACTGCAGCGCGGCGTCTCGAAGGGCGTGCTCCACAAGAACACCGTCGCCCGCAAGATCTCGCGCCTCAGCAAGCGGGTCGCCGCCCTCGGCTGA
- a CDS encoding winged helix DNA-binding protein, with translation MRYDTPATPRLLLIVDDALGAIEGEALAAAARADVQTVWIGEPCPAFGAGKFDAVAAYITEDAGLALHTVIEAMDRAAEEGQGGILVIPPPLFDLALRLAPHPDIALVAQGDTLGQAAALGLALARRPVGLAQDSPPSFLREERPSADLRRLSEEAARIAQMLASLAGTSWGPIAEHYNLSAKPLPPDPQRLRAMIHQRRLRDRFFATDLFADPAWDMLLDLMAARLERVNVSVSSLCIAAAVPPTTALRWIKSLETEGLVDRVADPEDQRRIFIVLSDEGYDRMCAYLSAVDARR, from the coding sequence ATGCGATATGACACCCCCGCCACGCCCCGGCTCCTGCTGATCGTCGACGATGCCTTGGGCGCGATCGAGGGCGAGGCCCTGGCGGCGGCGGCGCGCGCGGATGTCCAGACCGTCTGGATCGGCGAGCCCTGCCCTGCCTTCGGTGCGGGCAAGTTCGATGCGGTGGCGGCCTACATCACGGAGGACGCCGGGCTGGCGTTGCACACCGTCATCGAGGCGATGGATCGGGCGGCGGAAGAGGGGCAGGGGGGCATCCTCGTTATCCCGCCGCCCCTGTTCGATCTCGCGTTGAGGCTGGCCCCGCATCCCGATATCGCGCTGGTGGCCCAGGGTGATACGCTCGGCCAGGCGGCGGCGCTGGGGCTCGCGCTGGCCCGCCGCCCGGTTGGCCTGGCCCAGGATTCGCCACCCAGCTTTCTGCGCGAGGAACGGCCATCGGCCGATCTGCGCCGGCTGAGCGAGGAGGCGGCGCGTATCGCCCAGATGCTGGCCTCGCTCGCCGGCACCAGCTGGGGGCCGATCGCCGAGCATTACAATCTGTCGGCGAAACCGCTGCCGCCTGATCCGCAGCGCCTGCGCGCCATGATCCACCAACGCCGCCTGCGTGATCGCTTCTTCGCGACCGACCTGTTCGCGGACCCCGCGTGGGACATGCTGCTCGATCTGATGGCAGCGCGGCTGGAGCGGGTGAACGTCTCGGTCTCCAGCCTGTGCATCGCCGCCGCCGTGCCGCCGACCACGGCGCTGCGCTGGATCAAGTCGCTGGAGACCGAGGGGCTGGTCGATCGGGTCGCCGACCCGGAGGACCAGCGTCGCATCTTCATCGTGTTGAGCGACGAGGGCTATGATCGGATGTGCGCCTATCTCTCGGCGGTGGACGCGCGCCGCTGA
- a CDS encoding class II aldolase/adducin family protein, with protein sequence MSTPDPATVARREMLPGEWQVRVELAAAYRILALEGLDDGIWNHLSCAIPGTDHFLLKPHGLLFCEVTASNLIVVALDGALIRGEGMWEPTAFTIHSRVHAAFPDLPCVMHLHPPHATALACAEENRLLPLSQDCLRFIGRLGYFDEYGGLALAPEEGNRMVAALAGNTTLMMANHGVLTTGRTVAEALYDMHYIEVACAAQALAVQSAIGGRVRLVDPETAALTHAQINRNRLKDATMHLAAQMRLLDRAGSDYAR encoded by the coding sequence ATGTCCACCCCCGACCCCGCGACCGTCGCCCGCCGCGAGATGCTGCCGGGCGAATGGCAGGTGCGGGTCGAGCTGGCCGCCGCCTATCGCATCCTCGCGCTGGAGGGGCTGGACGACGGTATCTGGAACCACCTGTCCTGCGCCATCCCCGGCACCGATCATTTCCTGCTGAAGCCGCATGGCCTGCTCTTCTGCGAGGTGACCGCCAGCAATCTGATCGTCGTCGCTCTGGATGGCGCGCTGATCCGGGGCGAGGGGATGTGGGAGCCGACCGCCTTCACCATCCACTCGCGGGTCCATGCCGCCTTCCCCGATCTGCCCTGCGTGATGCACCTCCACCCGCCGCACGCCACGGCGCTGGCCTGCGCGGAGGAGAATCGCCTGCTGCCGCTCAGCCAGGATTGCCTTCGCTTCATCGGCCGGCTTGGCTATTTCGACGAATATGGCGGCCTCGCCCTCGCCCCCGAAGAGGGCAACCGGATGGTGGCGGCGCTGGCCGGCAACACCACCTTGATGATGGCCAACCACGGCGTGCTGACCACCGGCCGCACCGTCGCCGAGGCGCTGTACGACATGCATTATATCGAGGTCGCCTGCGCCGCGCAGGCCCTCGCGGTCCAGAGCGCGATCGGCGGGCGGGTGCGCCTCGTCGATCCCGAGACCGCCGCCCTCACCCACGCCCAGATCAACCGCAATCGCCTGAAGGATGCCACGATGCACCTCGCCGCGCAGATGCGCCTGCTCGACCGCGCCGGATCGGATTACGCCCGGTGA
- a CDS encoding copper resistance protein B — MRRWLPALAGLAASPLAAQTDPHAHHMMPGMAMPAAPAAQPTEAPPPPAHDHAAMDHAAPAEPAARPGSEPAPAPPTDHAAERFYPAAAMAAARRQLAREHGGMTYHMLIADIAEWQVRDGRDGFRWEGEGWYGGDLNRLVVKTEGEGTRGRALEAGEVQALDSRAIDPYWNLQAGIRQDVARGPSPTYAVLAVEGLAPFWFELEGSLFLSDKGDLTGRISGYVDQRITQALVLQPRIELNLAAQDVARQRIGSGLSSADFDLRLRYEIVREFAPYIGVTHERRFGDTAHFARAAGDGARSTSLVVGVRAWF, encoded by the coding sequence ATGAGGCGCTGGTTGCCGGCGCTGGCGGGGCTGGCGGCGAGCCCGCTCGCGGCGCAGACCGACCCGCACGCGCATCACATGATGCCGGGCATGGCGATGCCCGCCGCCCCGGCGGCCCAACCGACCGAGGCGCCGCCGCCGCCCGCGCACGATCATGCGGCGATGGATCACGCGGCCCCCGCCGAGCCCGCCGCCCGCCCCGGCAGCGAACCGGCCCCCGCGCCCCCGACCGACCACGCCGCCGAGCGATTCTACCCCGCTGCCGCCATGGCCGCCGCCCGCCGGCAGCTCGCCCGCGAACATGGCGGCATGACCTATCACATGCTCATCGCCGACATCGCCGAGTGGCAGGTCCGCGACGGCCGCGACGGTTTTCGCTGGGAGGGCGAGGGCTGGTACGGCGGCGACCTGAACCGCCTGGTCGTCAAGACCGAGGGGGAGGGCACGCGCGGCCGCGCGCTGGAGGCGGGCGAGGTGCAGGCGCTCGACAGCCGCGCGATCGACCCATATTGGAATCTACAGGCCGGCATCCGGCAGGATGTCGCGCGCGGCCCGTCCCCCACCTATGCCGTGCTGGCGGTCGAGGGCCTCGCGCCTTTCTGGTTCGAGCTGGAAGGCTCGCTGTTCCTGTCGGACAAGGGCGACCTCACCGGCCGGATCAGCGGGTATGTTGACCAGCGCATCACCCAGGCGCTCGTCCTCCAGCCGAGGATCGAACTGAATCTCGCCGCGCAGGATGTCGCACGGCAGCGGATCGGCTCGGGACTGTCGTCGGCCGATTTCGATCTGCGGCTGCGCTACGAAATCGTCCGCGAATTCGCCCCCTACATCGGCGTCACCCACGAGCGTCGCTTCGGCGACACCGCCCACTTCGCGCGCGCGGCGGGCGATGGCGCGCGATCGACCAGTTTGGTGGTCGGGGTGCGGGCGTGGTTCTGA
- a CDS encoding alpha-hydroxy acid oxidase, which produces MVLTGPGLRAAARRRLPRFVFDFIDGGAGDEGGIRRNRAALDAATLLPRALTGIDAPDLGVTLFGETYAAPFAVAPMGLANLVGPGTDAALARAAAAAGIPYALSTAATTSMETLAPVAGRSLWLQLYIGRDPAITEHLIGRAEALGITTLIVTVDTPVPGRRPRDVANGFSFPPRPRPRLLLDMALRPRWALTMARGGVPGFRNLAPSAPAGGGSLIEMMRAQSSATTDWDTIAALRRRWKGALVVKGLLDPDDVVRAAGLGVDGVVVSNHGGRQLASLPAAITMLPAIRAAVGPEFPLLADGGVTSGEDVARLLAAGATMALVGKAMLYAAALGPGGPVKLVAGMRDDLLGATIQLGIHDWREYPSGG; this is translated from the coding sequence GTGGTCCTGACCGGACCGGGCCTGCGCGCGGCCGCCCGCCGCCGCCTGCCCCGCTTCGTGTTCGACTTCATCGACGGCGGCGCCGGCGACGAGGGTGGCATCCGCCGCAACCGCGCCGCGCTCGACGCCGCGACCCTGCTGCCCCGCGCGCTGACCGGCATCGACGCGCCCGACCTGGGCGTCACCCTGTTCGGCGAGACCTATGCCGCGCCGTTCGCGGTGGCGCCGATGGGGCTCGCCAATCTGGTCGGGCCGGGCACCGACGCGGCGCTGGCCCGCGCGGCGGCGGCGGCAGGCATCCCCTATGCCCTCTCCACCGCCGCGACGACGAGCATGGAGACGCTGGCCCCCGTCGCCGGCCGATCGCTGTGGCTGCAACTCTATATCGGGCGCGATCCGGCGATCACCGAACATCTGATCGGCCGCGCCGAGGCGCTGGGGATCACGACGCTGATCGTGACCGTCGATACGCCCGTGCCGGGCCGCCGCCCGCGCGACGTGGCCAACGGCTTTTCCTTCCCGCCCCGCCCCCGGCCGCGCCTGCTGCTCGACATGGCGCTGCGGCCGCGCTGGGCGCTGACGATGGCGCGCGGCGGGGTGCCGGGCTTCCGCAACCTCGCCCCCTCCGCCCCGGCCGGCGGCGGATCGCTGATCGAGATGATGCGCGCGCAGAGCAGCGCCACGACAGACTGGGACACGATCGCCGCGCTCCGCCGCCGCTGGAAAGGCGCGCTGGTGGTGAAGGGCCTCCTCGACCCCGACGATGTGGTGCGCGCCGCCGGCCTCGGCGTGGACGGCGTGGTCGTCTCCAACCATGGCGGCCGGCAGCTGGCCAGCCTGCCCGCCGCGATCACCATGCTCCCCGCGATCCGCGCCGCCGTCGGCCCGGAATTCCCGCTGCTGGCGGATGGCGGCGTGACGAGCGGCGAGGATGTCGCGCGGCTGCTGGCGGCGGGGGCGACGATGGCGCTGGTCGGCAAGGCGATGCTCTATGCGGCGGCGCTAGGGCCGGGCGGGCCAGTCAAGCTGGTAGCCGGCATGCGCGACGATCTGCTCGGGGCGACCATTCAACTCGGCATCCACGACTGGCGCGAATATCCATCTGGTGGATAA
- a CDS encoding NAD(P)-dependent oxidoreductase, with the protein MSAAPLDPSAGRTVAVVFDKPLLRTIFRPAIDALEAGGATVHLVAALDAIEPAVRAEADVLIAAGHLAVSGDDLADWPKLRALVSPFTGFEGFDAPGVTARGILIANGQARENTESTAEATILLMLAAWYDLSGTEAVLRRDIPRAMPPRARMVAGKTIGIIGYGDIAKAVVRKLAGWGVDILIHTRTVPDTAPEGVRFAALDEVVAAADILMVLAALNPSTRHMFHAARLARLKPDCLFVNTSRGGLVDEAALAEILAARTQMRAALDVFEVEPLPADSPLRDLPNAILTQHMLSHTRDSIEAMPKLLLANVQAVLAGELPPCTRNPEIAEAWVQRWS; encoded by the coding sequence ATGAGCGCCGCGCCTCTCGACCCGTCGGCGGGCCGCACGGTGGCGGTGGTGTTCGACAAGCCGTTGCTGCGCACGATCTTCCGCCCCGCGATCGACGCGCTGGAGGCGGGCGGGGCCACCGTCCATCTCGTGGCCGCGCTCGACGCGATCGAGCCGGCGGTGCGGGCGGAGGCCGACGTGCTGATCGCGGCGGGGCATCTGGCGGTATCGGGCGACGATCTGGCCGACTGGCCGAAGCTGCGCGCGCTGGTGTCGCCCTTCACCGGCTTCGAGGGGTTCGACGCGCCCGGCGTCACCGCGCGCGGCATCCTGATCGCCAACGGGCAGGCGCGCGAAAACACCGAAAGCACGGCCGAGGCGACGATCTTGCTGATGCTCGCCGCCTGGTACGACCTGTCCGGAACCGAGGCCGTCCTCCGCCGCGACATTCCCCGCGCCATGCCGCCGCGCGCGCGGATGGTGGCGGGCAAGACGATCGGGATCATCGGCTATGGCGACATCGCCAAGGCGGTCGTGCGCAAGCTGGCGGGCTGGGGCGTCGATATCCTGATCCACACCCGCACCGTGCCGGATACGGCGCCCGAGGGCGTGCGCTTCGCCGCGCTCGACGAAGTGGTCGCCGCAGCCGACATCCTGATGGTGCTGGCCGCGCTCAACCCCTCGACCCGGCATATGTTCCATGCCGCGCGTCTGGCGCGGCTGAAACCCGACTGTCTGTTCGTCAACACCTCGCGCGGGGGGCTGGTGGACGAGGCGGCGCTGGCCGAAATCCTCGCCGCTCGGACCCAGATGCGCGCCGCGCTCGACGTGTTCGAGGTGGAGCCGCTGCCCGCCGACAGCCCGCTGCGCGATCTACCCAACGCCATCCTGACGCAGCACATGCTGAGCCATACGCGCGATTCGATCGAGGCGATGCCCAAGCTGTTGCTGGCCAATGTGCAGGCGGTGCTGGCGGGCGAGCTGCCGCCGTGCACGCGCAATCCGGAGATCGCGGAGGCTTGGGTCCAGCGGTGGTCCTGA